Sequence from the Cryptococcus neoformans var. grubii H99 chromosome 3, complete sequence genome:
ATCACTGTTTGCGCGCGGGCGCACCAACTCCAATAATGCTGCtgcggcggcggcggacaTACTCTCCAGGGAAGGAGGTGAAGCGTTCAAGGAAAAAGTCTTGAAATGGGGCGGTGGGAGAGATCCTTGGGAGATGGTCGGAGACGTGATTGGAGGTGCAGAGGGCGAGCAAGTAGCCAGGGGAGATGAAAAGGCCATGGAATTGGTCGGTAGATGGATGATCAAATAGTATCTCGTGTGATTCATTTACGCGGATCGACGtgacgatgatggtgatgatcatgatgatcatgatcatgatgatTGTTGGCTTTTGCGGCACTTTTGCACAAATCCAAACTCTcatttaaaaaaaaaataaaaaatgaCATAACAATATAATAGATGAATGCATATTACATGCCTACTCTAGACCGTTTGACCACCGCATCTTTTGTGCCGTCGTCTGCAGCTCGCTTATTCAGTACATCTCCTGTCGATGTACCTTCCATCGATGTGTCTGCATCCGCTAATGGAGGCGCCAGTACTGGCATGGTCATAATGGCTTTAAAAGTCTTGCGTGCCTCTTTTAACATTGTCAAAACATAACTACGTAAGCTGGGGGGGGACCACAAAAACAAGAGGAAATGATCCCATCCAGACTCACGTGCTCGAAGCAACACCATCTTTGGCGTTTTATCAACTGCTTCCCTTGCTAGATTTGCCGGCATCCCAATCAGAGTGCCACTAAGATACCCGCCGCCCTATATCAGCAACCAAAAGGtgcaaagaaaaaatgaaaaagaaaaggtaaAACGGAAAAAAAACGAACAGATTGACAATGTCCAAGCATCCCCGCAATCCATTTTCACTGCCTCCAGGCCCACTTGAGAAAATGACTGATTTTCCTCCAGTGATTCTGATCACTTCCCGTGCATTTGAAAGAAAGTTTTGTCGGAATCTACGGGCTACGTCAAGGGGTGTTGACGTTGGGGGGGAAAGGGCGGCAGAATAAACGAGTTCAAACTGATAAATTGCTTTATCAACAGATGCAAATAGAATAACATTACGATAACGGGACTTACAACAACTCCATTCCGCTGTGCTTGGCGCATCTGTTTACGATTGAACCTAAAGGTAAAGGCCCGCTcatgaaggggaagggtgaTTATTGAGATCTGATTAGGCCCAGGATTTGAGAGGTCGGTACATGCCAGTTGAAATGATTTATCAGTCGTTGGAGAGACAGAGAGGATGTCGTAATTCCTCAGAGCACTCGTGTTTTGGGCAGTCTTTGGTCCGTATAGATATAGAGATGAGTTGGGATATTGACAGTCGCTCAAAAACGGATAAAGAACTCACCAGACAGTGGGCCTTTCCGTCATCCAGTCTGATATGATACCGTGTCACTTGAACCAGGGGAACATTCCcataagaagaagaggatggtgatgtGCCGCTGGGAGATGCGAATCGAGGATCAAGACTGGGATAAGGGGGTCCTATTTGAAACGGCGATGGAAGAACTTGATTTGATGGTTCACCAGGTGCGATAGTGCACCCCACGACCGAATAGCCCACTTGGTTGcacaatttttttttagCCCAAAGGACAAAATTTTATTAAAGCACATGTTACTCACAATGCCCCGTCAGTGCTATTCGTTTGGCGACGCTCTCTCTGGCAGAGGTCTCCAAGCCATCCCAGCAGTCTGCGCGGGAGACGGCAGGGGGAGGTAGGGGAgctttgccctttccctttttggCCTTTTTGGAGTTGGTATCTTCCTGAGAAGGTGGGAGTGGGAACGGAAGATACAGGTCGTAGTACATTTGCAATAGTATAGGGTTGATTTTGGGTACACCTCTACACAAGGCAATTTTTAGAGGAACTTTCGGTGAATATGAAACAATCACAAACAACTTTTCCGGCAGTAGTAGTTCGGCGGATGGGTCCGCTGCACGGCAGTGAGTGAAGCAACCATAGTGAGCCTCGCAGGTCGTAGTGGGATTATTTTGATACTTCAAGACGGAGGGAGCGTGATTATCATGCAGTATAGAGTACTACTTGACAGATAGCCATTTGATATAAAAGTATATATACAGCCGAAAGCACACTAATGATAACGTGTCCGAAGTCAAGGATCTACCTCAAGAAATATATCTCGTCCAACAGACTCTAAACTGATGATAGCATGTCAATTGAGTAAGCAAACGATGGGGTATACGACCGTACATTTATGATGAAAGGCGATATATAAAATGACGAGGCTAAGACTACAAACTTGGAGTACAGTACGGCTGGTCAATAATGTAGCTTGATCCCAATTATCTTGTCAACCCAGGATACCCGAGACGTGCTTTGATGACATAATTGTCAGCGGCATGCGCCTTCCATAAAAAAACGACTCACAGATAGCATATTTCTCCGATTCAAACATATTTAACTACTACCATGACATCCGTCTTCTCTTACGGAGGCTTGTGGTCAAAGCACTCTCCGCTAGCCTCTTGATTGCATCCTCAGTCGATacgtcatcatctttcgCAGAGAACTTGTCACCGGCAATGGCAGAAAAATCTATGTTCTTGAGTGTTTGGGGAGGCGGAGGGATCTCCTGGCCAGTGTTGACCAATACAGCTTCAAGTTGAGAGATACGTTCAGCGGCGGAGACCATCTGAGCGGATAAAGTGACATTGTCTGACTTCAAGCTCGAGACATAGCTGAACGAACATAAAAAGGTTAACCGGCTACAAAATTACTGCAATATCCAAACTTACCTGGCGGTGGCAGGGTTCAACTCAAAAACGCACGCCACATCGGCTCTGCTGCATCCTGCACATCTCGGTCGAGCATTGTCACACTTTCTCTTGATCTTGTGACATCGAACACACGCTTGAGCAACTCCTTTGGGTGGGTGCACGAACACTGGACCAAGTTTGAAGTCCCCTGACGGATGCGCAAAATCAAGTATGCCCTCCTCCGGCAAACCATCGCTGTTGACGCCATTTTTTTCGTGCCCACGAGGCTTGGACTGCCTTGCGCGTTTGCGCGGAGGTTTCTGAGGTTCTTCAATATTTTCcgtggagatggatggtCCAGCCTGCTCTGAAAAGGAGTATTGCTGATTGACTGTGGGATCGGGATGGGAGGGATGATCGCgatatccttcttcccatggATTCTGCGGCCTCGGAGGAGGATTAGGCCCATTTGACCATCCGCGATATCCATCGTCTCTTGTGGATGAACTTTGGTATGACCCAAAGGCTTGCGAAACACCATCAGATGGTTGTTGACCTTGAAGCTCTTCGCGCCGAGGAAGGTCAGGAGGTGCACCACCGTCACCGATGAGTTCTGGGGCAATTTGGATGGTCTGGGTAGCTCCGCTAGTGTCGGCTAAAGCTGCTGCAAGGGATGGGAGATTCGGGGATTCTTGTGGGGGTGAGAAAGACATGGCcggatggatggatggctTTATGCGgattgagaagatggagatgatgttgtGGTGGGCGCTTTGAGTTTCCGCATAAAGCAAAATCGACGGGGCTCGCCGAGCGGAATCAATTTTTATCAGGTGGCACACGTTGGCCGTCGCCGCTTGGCGGTTCTTCCCCTCGCAAGTGCCCTCCTACAACATCGTACGTCTTACGTCACATGGGCGGTGACAGTAGTATCAGAGATATACACGTCAGCTTTGGGTCTTTTGTTCGTCGGCGGCGGCGCAATCCGACGGAAAGGAGCGTCGGCCGCCGCCATGGGGACATACCACCAATAATAAAATAACAAACGAAATAGACCACAAATGACAAAAAGGAAAGTCGGCATGCATCGAGCATACCTGCTGTTAGACTTTATCATCAAAAGGCGTATAGCTCTACGACTCTAAACCATTACATTAACGATCGATTTCCGACCTAACACGGGATACGTTTGACGGCAAGACAGTCTGATAGTCTGATCCCTAGCACATACCACCACGACCATTATTGATTAGAATAGTGTTCAAATAATGGCAAGCAATTTTCCTTCAGACAGCCCGGTGAACATACTCCTTATAGGCCTCGGATCGATAGGTTCTATTTACGCCTATCTTCTTGAGAAGGTGTGTACTGCTGAATGTCAAGACTTTCTACTTTTGATAAATGTTGATAGCTGACCATCTATTCTGTCTTACATGCAGTCAGGAAAAGCCAGGGTCACTGCAGTGGCTAGGTCCAACTATACGCTCTACACAACAGACGGGGTGACGCTTGACACTGAAAGATTCGGCGAGATCAATAATTGGAAGCCTTATAGAGGTAGGCTTTGGACAATAAATTGTAGACTACCAGAAGCCATGGATAGCTAATCTCAATTAAAGTCTTCAAAACTCAGCAAGAAGCGCTCAATGATGGTACTTTTTACGCCTCTTGTATCGTGTGTACAAAGTGTTTGCCCGATGTATTACCCAATGTCAAACTCCTCGAGGATACAATTGGTAGTGATCAAATTGGATCTTATCACTTGATACAGGTGTGTACCAGTTCCATACGTGCAGAAGGTGATCAGACTAACCCAAGTGATATGATGCCACAGAATGGACTTGGAATAGAAGAGGATTTGTATACGGCTCTTGAAAGTAGAGAAATCCCTATCCTTTCCAGCTGTGCTTGGATTGGTATTATGACTTCCTCAGACGGTCAAGTTGTGTCATGGAGAGGCCAAGTACGTATCGATCAGAATTTAAGCCAATGCGTTAATCATATTGGCAGGACATACTTGTCACCGGTATTTACCCACCCGCCTCTCCAGAAACCGGGAATCAAACTCGCACGTTCTCTTTGAAAGAGACCGAAGCTCTCAACCTCTGGGTTGATTTGCTCAGAGCTGGTGAAGGAAATGTACATACTACTGAAAGAATAGACTCCATTCGCTTCTCAAAGGTCTGTCCGTCTGTGACTCCGTTTGCAAAACCTGGTCCTCGTCTGATTTCGCTTGCAGAATGTGTGGAACTGTGCGTGGGCCTCCGTGCAGGGCCTTGTTCGAGCGACAGCTCTTGCGTTTGCACCTTTATCCTTGGAACAAGCGGCTGTGGTGAAGGCTTACTTCCGAGAAATTGTCGCCGTCGGATTCGAAGCTGGATTGCTGTGGAAAGGCATGATTCAATATCCCTCCGGGGAGATCAGTGCAGGCCTAGAGGATGTTGTCAATTACTGCTGGGACAAGGTGAGAGCGCCTTGCTGTGCCACTTCACTCATCATTTCTTACACTGACTCTGCAATTCTACAATCGCAGATTATTGGAATGGCTGTTGCTCGCGGTGTAGGACACAAGTACTCGTTACTCATCGATGTCGAAACGGGCCGTCCTTTCGAGCTTGAGGTCATCATCGGCTCTGTTCTGCGTCTCGCTCAGAAAAATAACATTGAGACCCCCCGACTTGAGTATACCTATGTCTTGCTCAAGGTTTTACAGGGAGAAATTCTAAGGGAGAAACGGATGAGGGTGAACTAAAGGGCTGTAGTCGCGTAGGAGCAATCTCTAGTTCCGTATCACCACGCGAAAACAATCAACCTGAGGCCTTGGAGGGGGAGGACAAGTAGATCGCTAGAAGGAACGATATCGGATAATTGCACATACATACTATGCGCAAGTTTCAATGTGGTGATGATTTTGGGGTCTTTTATTAGTTTTATCTATTCTATTAAGAAACCTTTCCTTTGCAAAAGTGATCCTTTGTACCTTCTGCTGTTTAAGAAGACCTCCTTTCATTCAAGAGCTTTTTTGTTCGATTTAGGGGAGGTCTGTCGACTAGCTGATGCATTCAAATCTTCGCAAATTCCGAGGTCCATTTATATTGTTAACAGCGAGAAAGACGGCCACCAATAACCACTGTCATGTCAGACAGGCGAAAGCTTGCTGCCCCTCCTGGCGTGGGGGCCGGTAAACCCGATCATCCCTTCGCAGTCACTGTTGAAGACCCAGTACCCGTAAGGTTGTCAAAGATTTACATTTAGCACATCGTTGACTTACATCGCTCGGGGGTCTTTCAGAATGCAATCGTACCTGATGGGTACGGAATTAAGTACCACGCGTACCACACAATGTCAGCTTATTCTTTTGAACCCACGCATTTCTTTAAAGCCACGCTGACATGGTGAACTCGCTCAATAGCACTGAGGGTGTCTTGTAGGTCAGATTacgtgaagaagagttaATATTTTCTGTTTGTATTGAGCAAAATATCTAGTCTACCAGCAGGCACTGCGCTGCCTGGGGGAGCAGTGCTGCCGATGCTTAGTGTCGCAGACTTTCCTATGGTATTACCGCTTGGAACAAAACTGCCGGGTGGGGTCATGGTGCCTGTAAGTTGGAATCATCGACTTCTCCATGCTGATCAGCCGGCTGGGAACCAAAAAAGATTGTCATGGATAAAGTGGCCAAACCAAAGCCTCCTGCTGCCAAAGTTCCTCCAGGTCCCATTTGCAGTATACAGTAGTGAATTGATCAGTGATCAAAGAACTAATGAAAGATATGCGGAGATCCAAACTCATCAGCTATGCATTGTAACATTGTACATATCCATCTAATCATCATCCCAGTGTCCCTGCTGCTTAGGGGGAGCTATTCCTGCTTGCTTGGCCACAATGATGCTATCGACTCTGAGAACACTGATAGCTGCCTCGGTCGCCAGCTTCAATGCCCAGTCTTTAGCAGCATATGGGTCGTAAACTCCCATGTCCTTAGTAGACCTGacaccttccttctcgctcTCAATGTCCACACCCGCATCAACCTGTCCGTCGGTATGCGCCTTGTAGAGAGAACTGACGACGTCTTCCGAGTTGAGGCCCGCGTTCTCAGCCAATGTACGAGGAACAACTTCGCAAGCTTCGGCCCATCGCTTGATAGAATGTTGAGCGAGGCCAGCAGTTTTGCCACCGTAGGCAGAAACACGCCGAGCGAGCTCAATTTCGCTAGCCCCGGCACCAGGCACAAGCCGGCCGTCACGGAAAAGGATGCGGACGGTATTGATACCGTCATCAAGAGATCGTTCGAGGTCATCAAGGTAGTTGGCAGTTGCGCCACGAAGAACGATGGTGGCAGTTCGAgtcttctccccttcttcctgtcgAAGGACAGTAACACGGTCCCCACCGATCTCGACGGTCTCAAATACATCAACCATACCAGCTTCCTCAGGGGTGGGGGCACCCAGCCGGGCAAGAGGAGTGGCACCGACAACCCGACATAATCGTCGAAGGTCGAACTTGGACAGGACCTTGATGACAGCAATGCCCATTCGATTGAGATAATGTAAGGCAAGATCACCGATACCGGAACCGGCAATGATGAGCTTGACACCGGAGTCTGCAATTTCTTTGAAGTACTATGGAACGGTAAGGAACACTGATTTTGAGAGAGACAATGAGGGGGTAACTTACACCCTCGAGTTGTTTCTCTTCACCGCGGGAAAAGTTCAACAGATCTTCCGCCTTTTTGAGCAAAACAGTACCCTTAGTCTCAGTCTGGGAGATATCCAGACCACAAGTGTATACTGCTACCTTAGCCTTGGTAGCATTCTTCACAATACCTGAGATAGACATAAGCAAACAGTTTCAAATTCCGGCGCCCAAGAAAACCGACCTTCAGGTTCTCTACCGAACACCATGCCCCGAACGACTCTGCTGGCCTCAAGACCGCCGCCCAAAACTTTGACTACTCGCACTGAATCGACGTTGAAATCCTTAGGGTTTTTAGGCATGACCGCCAAGGCAGCCTCTGCGACAAGCTTTGAGAGCAGCACTTCACATCCAGGTTGCTTAGAggcaagggaagaagaaactgCAGCGGCAAGGCTGTCGACAGAAGGtaagggagaagatgtgATTTGCGCGGCTACCAGAGCTGGAAGACACGGAAAAATCAGTATTTAACAGCGTATGGGATGCACGGTACTCACTTTCGAGCTCTTCTCGTCCCTTTGCCAAGGCCATCTCGTACCCTTGAATTACGTCCGACGGGTGCAATCCCATCGTCAAAAGATGTTCCGATCGTTTGAGCAGCTCTCCCGCGAAAATCAGTACTAGATTGGTCGCGTCCCCCATTTCGGCCTCCTGAGCAGTACTAGCCATGACCAGAAGCTTCGCAGCAGGATGGGCAACTTCAATTTCTCGGATAATGGTCGCAGCATCAGAAGTGACAAAAAGTCGTCCCAGGTGGTTGATAATAAGTTTGTTTCGACCTAGATTCACAAGATGTCAGCATGCTTCCTAAAATGAAGGCAGAACGATAGTGGTAGTATGATGCCCTATCCTCGACAGCAACGAGCCCAACAAACGAGATTACTGACCATTGGGTCCGAATGAGGTCCTCACTATTTCGCTGAGTTCTCCAACAGCCGCTATGTTCCTCAAGACGGCTTCCTCCAGTCCAGACAAGTGCTATGTAGATGGTAGAGAAACATAGTCAGCAATTTATCGAAGCAGGGGTGGCTGACACAGCAAACTGGGCAAGAAGCATACCTTGTAGCCAGACTTAAAAAGGTCGGGGCCGGAAGCTTTGGGTACTTTTAGAGACATGCTGTTCTTCAGTGTACGAGATATCAAAGGTAAGAAGATGTTGGAATGTTATGGTGTTTCTTGCCCAAAATGTCGCTGGACCACCATCTGTAGACCGCGCGAACAAACGCGGTGGCGGCGGGCGCCGCCATCCATCATGCACAATTAGTCCCGTGGCAGGGATTTGGCTATGCCACTGGATATGCGTGGGAGCCCGTATCTGAGGGTTTCCTGCTATGGCATGTTTATCTCGCGTATTACCAGTATATCCCACCCACCACTATGCGTATGAAAATCTTAGTCGCTTACTCAGCGCCTCGTCCTTCAGCTGTCTCGCCACCGTGCTACTTATACTTTATTCATTAGCCTCTTATCCCTCATATCATCACGTACTGCACCATAAAACCTCATCTACCCTTCCGATTGTTCGCCCCGCCACGACACCTGTGCTCAATCAGTTCCATCGTACTCACAACTGCCAACCATTATCATTGATacccccttcttctgtccTTTAGTTTTTTTATAGCTTCGGACTTGTATTCTCGCTAGCAATCAATTATCCGCCACTCAACCGGTCCTAATAATGTCTCCTATTCGCCACCAATCGTCAACTAGGTATGCGGCCTCATACTTCGTAGAAAGAACCAGCTAATACTCATGAACGTTTTGGAAAAACAGATCTGTAATTCAAAGGCCTTACAAAAGTCCCATTCATATAATAGAAGCGGAGAGTATACTTTTCGATAAAAAAATTGTAAGTAGTACAAAAGCAAGGTCTATCTGTGCACTGTCACTCATGTATATGTAATAGAGCCATAGGACACCTGTCCGTTGTCGATGTCCTGACTGCTCACCTGCGGGCCGTGTCATGCAATATCGAAGCTGGTTATTACATGATGGACTAACATATTACCGTCTTATCAGAGAGAGCGAGAACAACATGCCGGCCCGTCAGTCCGTCAGCAACTACCCATCCCTTCCCGCTCGTAACCAGAATACTCCCCTACCTTCTACCAGTATCGCCACCGACACCGCCAGAGCCCattcatcgtcttcatctgccAAGCAGTTTGTGCCTCCTTTGCCTGCCGCTCTACAGGTTCCAGTAATGAAGGTTGTGTCCAGTGTTAAAGATATTGCGGAGGGCGACAGACTCCTACGATACCTTAAAGATGCTTTGGAAGGTCTTCAATCAACTTCTTTGAAGGGACAACATACTTGTTTCCAGTCTAGTGACTTCTCGACTATCTCTCATTTGCTCCCAGCCTTGGGCCAGCGACTCCCTCAACTCTTATCGAATGTACAACAACTTGATAACAAGACCGAATGGCTTCGATCCGTTCTCAGAAGCTTATTTACAGTGATAGAATGTTGCATAAATTTACTTCGGGAGAAAGATGCGGAGATCAGTGACTTGGAGGATAGGATGTCGATAATGGAAGAAAGATTGACACGAATTGAAGGTAGAGACTCGGGGAAATCGGTGCGAAAAGAAGCCAGGAAACTGCCATAGCAGTGCGATACCAATGTCGAAGTTGATAATGTATACCGCACTGCGATTATCAACGCGTACACCGGAATACAAAACTGGTGCAAGACCTTGGTTCGCGAAATGGTAGGCAGCCGACCAAGGGCGCGAGACGCGGTTATGAGCCAGACAATCTTTTACAATCCTGCCACCATGCCAAATAGATGTTACCAAAGTCTGGACCATGTCATTCCCAGATATGCATCATTGCTTGTTTTACCCACAACGTACAAAGCCCTCCCCCCTGATTTCAAATGCTTCCATCTATGCCATCTAATAGTGTATTTTTCTATCTGATCGTTTCCATTACTCAATGAGTCCCGACAGCTTTCGGGCTAGTAGTTATCGTCAGCAATTTTGTTCACTCTTTTCAATTCcagagaaaaaaagtgaCCCAAACTCACGGTCACGGCCACAAGCCCAGCTAGTGGCGTTCCTCCAACCAGCGTCAACCTTGAGATGGAAAGCGTTCATCATAGAGGTCTCAATCAGGAAAATGATGGCTGCACCAATCTCTGATGCGTTAGTCATGCGACGAGGGAGCATTAAATGAGCGTTCATCTCGTCCTTAAATTGTTCATGATAGCCGAATAGACAAGGGCAGGGGCGATAGAGTTAACTCGAATACCTGTAGGAGCCAGGAAGTCGGCAGCCGCGTTGGTAATGCCCAGGACCGTAGCTAGTAATATGTCAACAAAGACGCCATTACGTAGTAAGTAATTGCTGCAACCGAG
This genomic interval carries:
- a CDS encoding T-complex protein 1 subunit theta is translated as MSLKVPKASGPDLFKSGYKHLSGLEEAVLRNIAAVGELSEIVRTSFGPNGRNKLIINHLGRLFVTSDAATIIREIEVAHPAAKLLVMASTAQEAEMGDATNLVLIFAGELLKRSEHLLTMGLHPSDVIQGYEMALAKGREELETLVAAQITSSPLPSVDSLAAAVSSSLASKQPGCEVLLSKLVAEAALAVMPKNPKDFNVDSVRVVKVLGGGLEASRVVRGMVFGREPEGIVKNATKAKVAVYTCGLDISQTETKGTVLLKKAEDLLNFSRGEEKQLEGYFKEIADSGVKLIIAGSGIGDLALHYLNRMGIAVIKVLSKFDLRRLCRVVGATPLARLGAPTPEEAGMVDVFETVEIGGDRVTVLRQEEGEKTRTATIVLRGATANYLDDLERSLDDGINTVRILFRDGRLVPGAGASEIELARRVSAYGGKTAGLAQHSIKRWAEACEVVPRTLAENAGLNSEDVVSSLYKAHTDGQVDAGVDIESEKEGVRSTKDMGVYDPYAAKDWALKLATEAAISVLRVDSIIVAKQAGIAPPKQQGHWDDD